The following coding sequences are from one Melanotaenia boesemani isolate fMelBoe1 chromosome 19, fMelBoe1.pri, whole genome shotgun sequence window:
- the LOC121629547 gene encoding programmed cell death 1 ligand 1-like isoform X1, with amino-acid sequence MRTNGGITGALVGRFQGFCQFTAVSSLTASMDWTLLVVLQILFQPSLSVLFIVEAEQTMYQSEFGGKVVMGCKFFPKPSNPHSDLKVIWQWTNNHVYQEVIRIDNNQEHSASQKYQGRVKLLTDELKEGWAKLQVSNLRINDSGNYQCLVQAAEGTDYKTISLSVKAPYKSVTKYIEKTAEEDVVLLTCQSQGYPESNVTWQDKLLQRHSSNTTTKLTPDQLYKITSQIQVNPSEKNNYTCTFTNDGYSATFHIPDEIPVSYGRSEALIVVLSIAVTLIVITVGVFMYRRRKGTSTKYLDDERDRSVRQQMSV; translated from the exons ATGCGTACGAACGGTGGAATAACTGGAGCGCTCGTGGGCAGATTTCAAGGTTTTTGCCAGTTTACAGCAGTCAGCTCACTTACA GCTTCAATGGACTGGACTCTTCTTGTAGTTTTGCAAATCCTATTTCAGCCATCTCTCTCAG TCTTGTTCATTGTTGAGGCAGAACAAACCATGTACCAGTCAGAATTTGGAGGAAAGGTTGTGATGGGCTGCAAGTTCTTTCCAAAACCTTCAAATCCTCATTCTGACCTGAAGGTGATCTGGCAGTGGACCAACAACCACGTGTATCAAGAGGTGATCCGGATAGACAACAATCAGGAGCACTCTGCATCTCAGAAGTATCAGGGCCGAGTGAAGCTTCTCACTGATGAGCTGAAAGAAGGCTGGGCAAAGTTACAG gtgtcCAATCTTAGGATCAATGATTCTGGGAACTACCAGTGTTTGGTTCAAGCAGCAGAGGGGACGGACTATAAAACCATAAGTTTGTCAGTTAaag CACCTTACAAATCAGTGACTAAATACATAGAGAAGACTGCAGAGGAGGACGTGGTGCTGTTAACCTGCCAGTCTCAAGGATATCCTGAGTCTAATGTCACATGGCAGGATAAACTCCTGCAGAGACACAGTTCCAACACCACCACTAAATTAACACCAGATCAACTTTATAAAATCACAAGCCAGATACAAGTCAACCCATCGGAGAAAAATAATTACACATGTACTTTTACAAATGATGGCTACTCTGCAACATTTCATATTCCAG atgaaatACCAGTTTCTTATGGAAGAAGTGAAGCTCTCATTGTTGTTTTGAGCATAGCAGTAACACTAATTGTCATTACTGTTGGTGTCTTCATGTACAGACGACGAAAAG GGACCAGCACAAAATATCTGGATGATGAACGGGACAGATCTGTACGTCAGCAGATGTCT GTCTAA
- the LOC121629547 gene encoding programmed cell death 1 ligand 1-like isoform X2 has protein sequence MDWTLLVVLQILFQPSLSVLFIVEAEQTMYQSEFGGKVVMGCKFFPKPSNPHSDLKVIWQWTNNHVYQEVIRIDNNQEHSASQKYQGRVKLLTDELKEGWAKLQVSNLRINDSGNYQCLVQAAEGTDYKTISLSVKAPYKSVTKYIEKTAEEDVVLLTCQSQGYPESNVTWQDKLLQRHSSNTTTKLTPDQLYKITSQIQVNPSEKNNYTCTFTNDGYSATFHIPDEIPVSYGRSEALIVVLSIAVTLIVITVGVFMYRRRKGTSTKYLDDERDRSVRQQMSV, from the exons ATGGACTGGACTCTTCTTGTAGTTTTGCAAATCCTATTTCAGCCATCTCTCTCAG TCTTGTTCATTGTTGAGGCAGAACAAACCATGTACCAGTCAGAATTTGGAGGAAAGGTTGTGATGGGCTGCAAGTTCTTTCCAAAACCTTCAAATCCTCATTCTGACCTGAAGGTGATCTGGCAGTGGACCAACAACCACGTGTATCAAGAGGTGATCCGGATAGACAACAATCAGGAGCACTCTGCATCTCAGAAGTATCAGGGCCGAGTGAAGCTTCTCACTGATGAGCTGAAAGAAGGCTGGGCAAAGTTACAG gtgtcCAATCTTAGGATCAATGATTCTGGGAACTACCAGTGTTTGGTTCAAGCAGCAGAGGGGACGGACTATAAAACCATAAGTTTGTCAGTTAaag CACCTTACAAATCAGTGACTAAATACATAGAGAAGACTGCAGAGGAGGACGTGGTGCTGTTAACCTGCCAGTCTCAAGGATATCCTGAGTCTAATGTCACATGGCAGGATAAACTCCTGCAGAGACACAGTTCCAACACCACCACTAAATTAACACCAGATCAACTTTATAAAATCACAAGCCAGATACAAGTCAACCCATCGGAGAAAAATAATTACACATGTACTTTTACAAATGATGGCTACTCTGCAACATTTCATATTCCAG atgaaatACCAGTTTCTTATGGAAGAAGTGAAGCTCTCATTGTTGTTTTGAGCATAGCAGTAACACTAATTGTCATTACTGTTGGTGTCTTCATGTACAGACGACGAAAAG GGACCAGCACAAAATATCTGGATGATGAACGGGACAGATCTGTACGTCAGCAGATGTCT GTCTAA